From a single Mycolicibacterium moriokaense genomic region:
- a CDS encoding DUF222 domain-containing protein: protein MGEFTTGAAACERFRALLDVVDVAYAEMRELSSDNVGNEFRVDMAERLETQERTNRGLMYRVFGQIADPPDEIGLIDGLIDRLCARLRIPRNEIKRRMKVAARIQPRRQLTGPPLPPELPLVADAVTAGTIGEDHLREIEKAMDRLPSCVSADDRVEVERSLVREAVKNDADIVKSVGRRIDEIFNPDGDFDEADRARRRGVVMGAQGPDGMSRLSGWIDPETRCYVEAATAAVRPGRHLPDGALAETRDDRSPSQRCHDGIKLGLKAGIASGQFGSHRGHAVTVIARTTLAELNQAVHAVTDPNVPMPTAARTGGDTALPMRDLIRMATDGIHYLAVFEDHSDRPIYLGRQKRVATADQRIICYSRDGGCTRPNCTEPGYHAEVHHSTEWAAGGATDADVLFFACGPDHAAVGKGRLQTTVTDSGRLAWTDGTRPPEINHAHHPEELLRSDPDPPDEDG, encoded by the coding sequence ATGGGCGAATTCACTACCGGAGCGGCAGCGTGCGAGCGGTTTCGCGCGCTGCTGGACGTGGTGGATGTTGCCTACGCCGAGATGCGCGAATTGTCCTCCGACAACGTAGGCAACGAGTTTCGGGTGGACATGGCCGAACGGCTCGAAACGCAGGAGCGCACCAACCGAGGGCTGATGTACCGGGTGTTCGGTCAGATCGCCGACCCGCCCGATGAGATCGGCTTGATCGATGGACTCATCGACAGGCTGTGCGCGCGGCTGCGGATACCACGTAACGAGATCAAGCGAAGGATGAAGGTGGCCGCGCGGATCCAGCCGCGTCGTCAGCTCACCGGCCCGCCGCTGCCGCCTGAACTGCCGCTGGTGGCCGACGCCGTTACCGCGGGGACGATCGGGGAGGATCACCTGCGGGAAATCGAAAAGGCCATGGACAGACTGCCGTCGTGCGTGTCGGCGGATGATCGGGTTGAGGTCGAACGCAGCCTGGTCCGCGAGGCGGTCAAGAACGACGCCGACATTGTCAAGTCGGTTGGACGTCGGATCGATGAAATCTTCAATCCCGATGGCGATTTCGACGAAGCCGACCGTGCACGCCGACGTGGTGTGGTGATGGGAGCGCAGGGTCCTGACGGAATGTCACGGCTCTCGGGATGGATCGATCCGGAGACCCGCTGCTACGTCGAGGCCGCCACTGCCGCGGTGCGGCCGGGCCGGCATCTGCCCGACGGGGCGCTGGCCGAGACGCGTGATGACCGCAGCCCATCGCAACGCTGCCACGACGGCATCAAGCTCGGGCTCAAGGCCGGCATCGCGTCAGGGCAGTTTGGTTCACACCGTGGACATGCCGTCACGGTCATCGCGCGCACCACGTTGGCCGAACTCAACCAGGCCGTCCACGCAGTGACCGATCCCAACGTTCCGATGCCCACTGCTGCGCGCACCGGAGGCGACACCGCGCTGCCGATGCGCGACCTGATCCGGATGGCCACCGACGGGATTCACTATCTGGCGGTGTTCGAGGACCACAGCGACCGGCCGATTTATCTGGGCCGCCAGAAACGGGTGGCCACCGCCGATCAGCGGATCATCTGCTATTCCCGCGACGGGGGATGTACCCGGCCGAACTGCACTGAGCCCGGGTATCACGCCGAGGTCCATCACAGCACGGAGTGGGCCGCCGGCGGCGCGACCGACGCCGACGTGCTGTTCTTCGCCTGCGGACCCGACCATGCGGCGGTGGGCAAGGGTCGACTGCAGACGACGGTCACGGACAGCGGGCGGCTGGCGTGGACCGACGGAACACGACCGCCCGAGATCAACCACGCCCACCATCCCGAGGAACTGCTGCGCAGCGACCCCGATCCCCCGGACGAAGACGGGTAG
- a CDS encoding APC family permease — MSETDAEKKLHLAEESAGLVSKGLATGKVGTLSGAILGIASVAPGYTLTASIGLIVAAVGLKMPAIFIAGFIPMFLTAYAYRELNSRAPDCGASFTWSTKAFGPWVGWMCGWGMVIATIIVLSNLAAIAVEFFYLFIARVFNNPDIADLAGNTFVNILTTLAFIAIATFIASRGITTSEYVQYVLVGFQMVVLLAFAVMAVVHVGRGEAPAGLSFTFDWFDPFTGLTMGAFIIGVTGSIFAFWGWDTCLTLGEESKDPTRVPGRAGLLCVLTILLTYLLVAVAVMMYAGVGEEGLGLGNPENAENVFGALADPILGGIGGPVLYLAIFASSVASLQTTFLPAARTMLAMGAYGAFPKRFASVSPRFLVPAYATVVAGIVTGAFYTVVSLLSEHVLLDTIAALGIMICWYYGITAFACVWYFRSELFKNVHNVVFKFLFPLLGGIVLALVFVISVRESMNPENGSGAAIGGIGLVFFMGFGILLLGAVLMIFWRFRNPEFFEGRTMKAELHDSA, encoded by the coding sequence GTGAGCGAGACCGACGCCGAAAAGAAACTTCATCTAGCCGAGGAGTCTGCCGGGCTGGTCTCCAAAGGACTAGCCACCGGCAAGGTCGGCACCCTTTCCGGGGCGATCCTCGGAATCGCTTCCGTGGCACCCGGATACACGCTCACCGCGAGCATCGGACTCATCGTCGCCGCAGTCGGGCTGAAGATGCCGGCGATCTTCATCGCCGGATTCATCCCGATGTTCCTGACGGCGTACGCCTACCGTGAGTTGAACTCGCGTGCGCCCGACTGCGGCGCCTCGTTCACCTGGTCCACCAAGGCATTCGGCCCGTGGGTGGGTTGGATGTGTGGCTGGGGAATGGTGATCGCCACGATCATCGTGCTGTCGAATCTCGCGGCGATCGCGGTGGAATTCTTCTACCTGTTCATCGCGCGGGTCTTCAACAACCCTGATATCGCCGACCTGGCCGGCAACACATTCGTCAACATCCTCACGACATTGGCGTTCATCGCCATCGCCACATTCATCGCCAGCCGTGGGATCACCACGAGTGAATACGTGCAGTACGTGCTCGTGGGCTTCCAGATGGTGGTGCTACTGGCGTTCGCGGTGATGGCCGTCGTCCATGTCGGTCGCGGAGAGGCCCCCGCCGGCCTGTCCTTCACCTTCGACTGGTTCGATCCCTTCACCGGACTTACGATGGGCGCCTTCATCATTGGCGTGACGGGTTCCATCTTCGCCTTCTGGGGATGGGACACATGCCTGACCCTCGGCGAGGAGAGCAAGGATCCGACGAGGGTGCCGGGCCGGGCGGGGCTGTTGTGCGTGCTGACGATCCTGCTGACCTACCTGCTGGTCGCGGTGGCAGTGATGATGTACGCCGGCGTCGGTGAAGAAGGTCTGGGCCTTGGCAATCCGGAGAACGCGGAGAACGTATTCGGTGCACTTGCCGATCCGATACTCGGTGGCATCGGCGGTCCGGTGCTGTACCTGGCCATCTTCGCGTCGTCGGTGGCCAGTCTGCAGACGACGTTCCTACCGGCGGCGCGCACCATGCTCGCGATGGGCGCCTACGGAGCGTTCCCTAAGCGATTCGCCAGTGTCAGCCCACGATTCCTGGTGCCCGCATACGCCACCGTGGTCGCCGGAATCGTGACGGGCGCGTTCTACACCGTCGTGAGCCTGCTGTCGGAGCATGTGCTGTTGGATACCATTGCCGCGCTTGGCATCATGATCTGCTGGTACTACGGCATCACCGCGTTCGCATGCGTGTGGTACTTCCGCAGCGAACTGTTCAAGAACGTCCACAACGTGGTCTTCAAGTTCCTGTTCCCATTGCTCGGCGGGATCGTTCTTGCCTTGGTTTTCGTCATCTCGGTACGCGAGAGCATGAACCCGGAGAACGGCAGCGGCGCGGCGATCGGTGGTATCGGGCTGGTGTTCTTCATGGGCTTCGGCATCCTGTTGCTCGGCGCGGTGCTGATGATCTTCTGGCGGTTCCGCAACCCCGAGTTCTTCGAGGGCCGCACCATGAAGGCGGAGCTTCACGACTCGGCCTGA
- a CDS encoding universal stress protein, which yields MKLVVGYLATPGGADALALGVRLARTLGAELGVSIILPPDRAGAALVPVGGYDEHLAEQAERWLAEARADIPADITVGTHVSFDDSYADGLIKEAARVEADLIVVGGSGGGLAGSYSLGSVVNELLHSSPVPVAVAPRGTRESSIERVREVTCALGERVGADLLLNTAVRFSRAAGTPLRLVSLVALDPMFGTLRGDDEAVREHALAHAQHTLETAKSNLPEGFPVTSTIVDGHTVEEAVSKLEWHDGDLIMVGSSRLSAPKRLFLGSTAAKMLRVLEVPMVVVPRDQFEAADLP from the coding sequence ATGAAGCTGGTCGTTGGTTACCTGGCGACGCCGGGAGGCGCCGATGCATTGGCACTCGGCGTGCGGCTGGCCCGCACGCTTGGCGCCGAGCTCGGAGTGAGCATCATCCTGCCGCCAGACCGCGCGGGGGCCGCGCTGGTTCCGGTGGGTGGCTACGACGAGCACCTCGCCGAACAGGCTGAGCGCTGGCTCGCCGAAGCGCGCGCCGACATCCCCGCCGACATCACCGTGGGGACCCACGTCAGCTTCGACGACTCCTACGCCGACGGGTTGATCAAAGAAGCGGCACGGGTGGAAGCCGATCTCATCGTCGTCGGAGGCTCCGGCGGTGGCCTCGCCGGGAGCTACTCGCTGGGTTCGGTCGTCAACGAGCTCCTGCACTCGTCACCGGTGCCCGTCGCCGTGGCGCCACGAGGTACCCGCGAGTCGTCGATCGAACGCGTCCGCGAGGTGACGTGCGCGCTCGGTGAACGCGTCGGGGCGGATCTGCTACTCAACACTGCAGTGCGGTTCAGCCGCGCCGCCGGAACCCCGCTGCGGCTGGTGTCACTGGTTGCGCTGGATCCGATGTTCGGCACGCTCCGCGGCGACGACGAGGCGGTGCGTGAGCATGCGCTCGCACATGCGCAACATACGCTCGAAACGGCGAAAAGCAATCTGCCCGAAGGCTTCCCGGTGACATCGACGATCGTCGACGGCCACACGGTTGAAGAGGCCGTCAGCAAGCTGGAGTGGCATGATGGCGATCTGATCATGGTGGGGTCGAGTCGGCTGAGTGCACCCAAGAGGCTGTTCCTCGGCTCTACGGCCGCCAAGATGTTGCGAGTATTGGAGGTTCCGATGGTGGTGGTTCCCAGGGATCAATTCGAAGCTGCGGACCTGCCGTGA
- a CDS encoding MaoC/PaaZ C-terminal domain-containing protein — translation MPLDPNAIGKKTEPQLFSWTDRDTLLYALGVGAGVDDLAFTTENSHDIPQQVLPTYAVIACLPFAAAGLIGSFNFAMLLHGSQGIRLFKPLPPAGKLSVVAEVDDIQDKGEGKNAVVMLKATGTDPDSGEVIAETHTTAVIRGEGGFGGQPGQRPSAPEIPDRAPDSTIVLPTREDQALIYRLSGDRNPLHSDPWFARELAGFPKPILHGLCTYGVAGRALVAELGGGDATKVSAIAARFTSPVFPGETLTTSIWRTEPGHAVFRTEASNPDGSNARLVLEDGAAEYNA, via the coding sequence ATGCCACTCGACCCTAATGCCATAGGCAAGAAAACGGAGCCGCAGCTTTTCTCGTGGACCGACCGGGATACGTTGCTCTACGCGCTGGGCGTCGGCGCTGGAGTCGATGACCTGGCTTTCACGACGGAGAACAGTCATGACATCCCGCAACAGGTGCTGCCCACCTACGCGGTGATCGCGTGTCTGCCGTTCGCGGCGGCCGGGTTGATCGGCAGCTTCAATTTCGCCATGTTGCTGCACGGTTCCCAGGGCATCCGGTTGTTCAAGCCGCTGCCCCCGGCAGGAAAGCTGAGCGTCGTCGCCGAAGTAGACGACATCCAGGACAAGGGCGAGGGCAAGAACGCGGTCGTCATGCTCAAGGCGACGGGCACCGATCCGGACTCAGGTGAGGTGATCGCCGAAACTCACACCACCGCGGTCATCCGTGGCGAGGGTGGGTTCGGCGGCCAGCCGGGACAGCGCCCGTCGGCGCCCGAAATCCCCGACCGTGCACCGGATTCGACGATCGTGCTACCGACCCGTGAGGATCAGGCGCTGATCTATCGGCTGTCCGGCGACCGCAATCCGCTGCACAGCGATCCGTGGTTCGCGCGCGAGCTGGCCGGCTTCCCGAAGCCGATCCTGCACGGCCTGTGCACCTACGGCGTCGCGGGCCGTGCCCTGGTTGCCGAGCTCGGCGGAGGCGACGCGACGAAAGTCAGTGCCATCGCGGCCCGGTTCACGTCACCGGTGTTTCCCGGCGAGACCTTGACGACGTCGATCTGGCGGACCGAGCCGGGTCACGCGGTGTTCCGCACCGAGGCGTCCAACCCGGACGGATCGAACGCGCGCCTGGTGCTGGAGGACGGCGCCGCCGAGTACAACGCCTGA
- a CDS encoding SDR family oxidoreductase codes for MRYVVTGGTGFIGRRVVSQILASHDDAEVWVLVRRESLGRFEQMAVNERDRVKPLVGDLTAPGLGLTDDAIAELDPVDHVVHCAAIYDITATEADQRAANVDGTRAVIDLAQRLDATMHHVSSIAIAGTHRGEFTEDDFDVNQDLPTPYHQTKFEAERLVRSAAGLRFRIYRPAVVVGDSRTGEMDKVDGPYYFFGVLAKLARLPRFTPMALPDTGRANIVPVDFVAEALVALMHTPDRDGQTFHLTAPKTIGLHGIYRGVAKAAGLPPLIGSLPRSTAIPIVRATGRAKVLRNMAATQLGIPGEVLDVVDLFPTFTSDNTDEALRGTGIAVPEFATFAPKLWRYWAEHLDPDRARRNDPAGPLVGKHVIITGASSGIGRASAIAVAERGATVFALARNAEALDELVAEIRAAGGQAHAFTCDVTDSTSVEVTVKDILGRFDHVDYLVNNAGRSIRRSVSASTDRLHDYERVMAVNYFGAVRMVLALLPHWRERKYGHVVNVSSAGVQARNPKYSAYIPTKAALDAFAEVVGSETLSDHITFTNIHMPLVKTPMIVPSRRLNPIPPITAEHAAAMVVRGLVEKPARIDTPIGTLADAGMYFTPKLSRRVLHQIYLGYPDSAAARGIETSEPVTERRPRRPARTTVRPVRVPRAVTRPAKRALRMVPGVHW; via the coding sequence ATGCGTTATGTCGTTACCGGCGGTACCGGATTTATTGGCCGACGCGTGGTATCGCAGATCCTGGCAAGTCACGATGACGCCGAGGTCTGGGTGCTGGTGCGACGCGAGTCGCTCGGGCGATTCGAACAGATGGCCGTCAATGAGCGGGATCGAGTAAAACCGCTGGTCGGCGACCTCACTGCACCCGGGCTGGGCCTGACCGACGACGCGATCGCCGAGCTCGACCCCGTCGACCACGTCGTGCACTGCGCAGCGATCTACGACATCACCGCCACCGAGGCCGACCAACGGGCGGCCAACGTCGACGGCACCCGCGCCGTCATCGACCTCGCACAGCGCCTCGACGCGACCATGCACCACGTGTCCTCGATCGCCATCGCAGGCACCCACCGCGGCGAGTTCACCGAGGACGACTTCGACGTGAATCAGGACCTGCCGACGCCGTACCACCAGACCAAGTTCGAAGCCGAACGGCTGGTGCGCTCCGCCGCGGGCCTGCGCTTCCGCATCTATCGACCCGCCGTCGTTGTCGGCGACTCGCGCACCGGCGAGATGGACAAGGTGGACGGCCCCTACTACTTCTTCGGCGTGCTGGCCAAGCTGGCGCGTCTGCCCAGATTCACGCCGATGGCACTGCCCGACACCGGACGGGCGAACATCGTTCCGGTCGACTTCGTCGCCGAAGCGCTCGTCGCACTGATGCACACACCGGACCGCGACGGGCAGACGTTCCACCTCACGGCACCGAAAACAATTGGGCTGCACGGCATCTACCGCGGCGTCGCCAAAGCCGCGGGACTACCACCGCTCATCGGCTCGCTGCCGCGCAGCACCGCGATTCCGATCGTGCGGGCCACCGGGCGCGCCAAGGTTCTGCGCAACATGGCTGCGACACAGTTGGGGATACCCGGCGAAGTGCTCGACGTCGTTGACCTGTTCCCCACGTTCACCTCCGACAACACCGACGAAGCGCTGCGCGGCACCGGCATCGCGGTGCCCGAGTTCGCCACGTTCGCACCGAAACTGTGGCGCTACTGGGCCGAACACCTTGATCCCGACCGCGCACGCCGCAACGACCCCGCCGGACCTCTGGTCGGTAAGCACGTCATCATCACCGGTGCGTCCAGCGGGATCGGGCGGGCCTCTGCCATTGCGGTCGCCGAACGCGGTGCGACGGTATTCGCCTTGGCGCGCAACGCCGAAGCGCTCGACGAACTGGTCGCCGAGATCCGTGCGGCCGGCGGACAGGCGCACGCGTTCACGTGCGACGTCACCGACTCGACATCGGTCGAGGTTACGGTCAAGGACATCCTCGGCCGGTTCGACCACGTCGACTATCTGGTGAACAACGCAGGACGGTCAATTCGCCGTTCGGTGTCGGCGTCCACCGACCGCTTACACGACTACGAGCGCGTGATGGCGGTCAATTACTTCGGGGCGGTGCGGATGGTGCTCGCCCTGCTGCCGCACTGGCGGGAGCGGAAGTACGGCCACGTCGTCAATGTGTCCAGCGCCGGTGTGCAGGCCAGGAATCCGAAGTACAGCGCTTATATTCCCACCAAGGCTGCCCTGGATGCGTTCGCCGAAGTCGTTGGCAGCGAGACTCTTTCCGATCACATCACCTTCACCAACATCCACATGCCATTGGTGAAGACTCCGATGATCGTGCCGTCGCGCCGGCTGAACCCGATACCGCCGATCACCGCCGAGCACGCCGCCGCGATGGTGGTCCGCGGTCTGGTCGAGAAGCCCGCGAGGATCGACACGCCGATCGGGACACTGGCCGATGCCGGTATGTATTTCACGCCCAAGCTGTCGCGGCGGGTCCTCCACCAGATCTATTTGGGGTATCCGGATTCGGCTGCCGCACGCGGGATCGAGACATCCGAGCCCGTAACAGAACGCCGCCCGAGGCGACCCGCGCGCACCACAGTGCGCCCCGTGCGCGTCCCCCGCGCCGTGACCCGCCCGGCCAAGCGCGCGCTGCGGATGGTGCCCGGCGTGCACTGGTGA
- a CDS encoding nucleoside hydrolase: MTLPVFVDVDTGVDDAMALVYLFGSDDAEVVGIASTAGNVPVQQVCRNNLGLLELCGMDIPVSKGSEQPVKAPLRTAEDTHGPEGIGYARLPPTNRQLTAYDAAEAWVLAAQAYPGELIGVATGPLTNLALALRKEPTLPTLLRRLVIMGGSFDYRGNTTPVAEWNISVDPEAAAEVFAAWGAAWGSQEPTHLPIVLGLNLTENIAMTPALLNRLATAAESSSIPMSVLDDRGTRSVASNPLIAVLEDAMRFYFEFHFDQDEGYLAHLHDPLAAAVALDPDLVTCRPTTIDVELTGTLTRGMTIADWSNRWGREPNALIGVGVDPKVFFDRFIARVGAFARRLG, from the coding sequence GTGACGCTGCCTGTGTTCGTCGACGTCGATACCGGCGTCGACGACGCGATGGCGCTGGTGTACCTCTTCGGCAGCGACGACGCCGAGGTCGTCGGGATCGCGTCGACCGCCGGAAATGTTCCCGTACAACAGGTCTGCCGAAACAACCTGGGACTGCTGGAGCTCTGCGGAATGGACATCCCGGTGTCCAAAGGTTCCGAGCAGCCGGTCAAGGCACCGTTGCGCACCGCCGAAGACACCCACGGACCCGAGGGCATCGGTTACGCGCGGTTGCCCCCGACCAACCGGCAACTCACCGCCTACGACGCCGCCGAGGCGTGGGTGCTTGCCGCGCAGGCCTATCCGGGCGAACTGATAGGAGTGGCCACCGGCCCGCTGACCAACCTGGCACTGGCTTTACGGAAGGAACCGACGCTACCCACGTTGTTGCGCCGTCTGGTGATCATGGGCGGCTCCTTCGACTACCGCGGCAACACGACGCCCGTCGCGGAGTGGAACATCAGCGTGGACCCGGAGGCCGCCGCCGAGGTCTTCGCCGCATGGGGCGCGGCGTGGGGGTCGCAGGAGCCGACCCACTTGCCGATCGTGCTGGGACTCAACCTGACCGAGAACATCGCGATGACGCCGGCGCTGTTGAACCGGCTCGCGACGGCGGCGGAGTCATCGTCGATTCCGATGAGCGTGCTTGACGACCGCGGCACGAGATCGGTCGCCTCCAATCCACTCATCGCGGTCCTCGAAGACGCTATGCGGTTCTACTTCGAATTCCACTTCGACCAGGACGAGGGTTACCTTGCGCATCTGCACGACCCACTGGCCGCTGCGGTGGCGCTGGATCCCGACCTGGTCACGTGCCGACCGACCACGATCGATGTCGAGCTGACCGGCACGTTGACCCGCGGCATGACAATCGCGGACTGGAGCAACCGATGGGGTCGAGAACCCAACGCGCTCATCGGTGTTGGAGTCGATCCGAAGGTGTTCTTCGACCGCTTCATCGCCCGAGTGGGCGCCTTCGCCCGACGCCTGGGTTGA
- a CDS encoding organic hydroperoxide resistance protein, whose amino-acid sequence MKTLYTAEALATGEGRDGHGRTSDGKLDLDLAIPKEMGGSGNGTNPEQLFAVGYAACYHSALRLVGRQENADVSDSSVGARVSIGQLENGGFGLAVELEVTLPNLEHDVAQQLSDKAHQVCPYSNATRGNIDVKIVVTDD is encoded by the coding sequence ATGAAAACCCTCTACACCGCTGAGGCTTTGGCAACCGGCGAAGGACGTGACGGCCACGGCCGCACCTCCGACGGCAAGCTCGATCTCGACCTCGCCATCCCGAAGGAAATGGGCGGCAGTGGCAACGGCACCAACCCCGAGCAGCTGTTCGCGGTCGGATACGCCGCGTGCTACCACTCCGCGTTGCGACTGGTCGGACGCCAGGAGAATGCCGATGTGTCGGATTCGTCTGTCGGAGCGCGGGTTTCGATCGGACAGCTCGAAAACGGCGGCTTCGGTCTTGCCGTCGAGCTGGAGGTCACGCTGCCCAACCTCGAACACGACGTCGCCCAGCAGCTGTCCGACAAGGCGCATCAGGTGTGCCCGTACTCCAACGCCACCCGCGGAAACATCGACGTCAAGATCGTTGTGACCGACGACTGA
- a CDS encoding MarR family winged helix-turn-helix transcriptional regulator yields the protein MAMMTLDRHLCFALYSASRAMTAAYRPILSELNLTYPQYLVLLVLWEEGPVTVSRLGERLQLDSGTLSPLLKRLEANGFVRRERSHADERIVEVTLTPEGRRLERKAQCIPEELFAATGLTEQEATDLRDAIRNLTDALNASLGKETHENPLHR from the coding sequence ATGGCCATGATGACGCTGGATCGCCACCTCTGCTTCGCCCTGTATTCGGCGTCGCGGGCGATGACGGCGGCGTACCGGCCGATCCTGTCCGAGCTGAACCTCACCTACCCGCAGTACCTCGTACTGCTGGTGCTCTGGGAGGAAGGTCCCGTCACCGTCAGCAGATTGGGTGAGCGACTCCAACTCGACTCGGGCACGCTTTCGCCGCTGCTGAAGCGCTTGGAGGCCAATGGGTTTGTCCGCCGCGAAAGGTCGCACGCCGATGAGCGCATCGTCGAGGTGACCCTGACGCCGGAAGGGCGTCGGCTCGAACGTAAAGCCCAGTGCATCCCGGAAGAATTGTTCGCCGCCACGGGTTTGACGGAGCAAGAGGCCACCGATCTACGAGATGCGATTCGAAACCTCACCGATGCGCTCAATGCATCCCTAGGAAAGGAAACCCATGAAAACCCTCTACACCGCTGA
- a CDS encoding DNA polymerase Y family protein, with product MDWPAVAAAAAAGLTPTAPVAVTLANRVIACSASARAVGVRRGLRRRESQARCPDLHVVAADPARDARHFEDVTAAVDDLVPRAEVLRPGLLVLPVRGAARYFGSEQVAAERLVDAVAAAGAECQVGIADQLPTAVFAARAGRIIEPGGDALFLSTLSIRQLAAEPSLAAPGREELADLLWRMGIRTIGQFAALSRSDVASRFGADAVAAHRFARGESARGPSGREPEPELDAVMDCDPPIDRVDAAAFAGRSLAGTLHRSLQASGVGCTRLAIHAITAKGEELERVWRCAEPLTEDATADRVRWQLDGWLNRRNRDDRPSAPVTVIRLRPVELVSAEALQLPLWGGVGEEDRLRARRALVRVQGLLGPEAVQVPVLSGGRGPAERITFTPLGDEQVPRADPSQPWPGQLPEPSPTVLLDDPVELFDAGGNPVRVTGRGLFSADPSRLVAPGSTDARLAWWAGPWPVDERWWDPEQARVGRTARAQVLVDGKPGRALLLCYRQRRWYLEGIYE from the coding sequence ATGGACTGGCCCGCGGTCGCCGCCGCCGCGGCGGCTGGTCTGACACCTACGGCTCCGGTCGCGGTGACGTTGGCCAACCGGGTGATCGCCTGTTCGGCGTCGGCCCGTGCGGTGGGTGTGCGACGGGGGTTGCGCCGCCGGGAATCACAGGCCAGGTGCCCGGATCTGCATGTCGTTGCCGCCGATCCGGCCCGCGATGCCCGCCATTTCGAGGATGTGACGGCCGCGGTGGACGACCTGGTGCCGCGGGCCGAGGTCTTGCGGCCCGGCCTGCTGGTGCTGCCGGTGCGTGGCGCGGCGCGCTACTTCGGTTCCGAGCAGGTCGCCGCCGAGCGGTTGGTCGACGCGGTGGCCGCCGCCGGAGCCGAATGCCAGGTGGGTATTGCCGACCAGCTGCCCACCGCGGTCTTCGCCGCGCGGGCGGGACGGATCATCGAACCCGGCGGCGATGCGCTGTTTCTGTCGACGCTGTCCATCCGGCAGCTGGCTGCCGAACCCAGTCTGGCTGCGCCAGGGCGGGAGGAATTGGCAGACCTGCTGTGGCGCATGGGAATTCGCACCATTGGACAGTTCGCGGCGTTGTCCCGCAGCGATGTGGCCTCGCGGTTCGGTGCCGATGCGGTGGCCGCGCACCGGTTCGCCCGTGGTGAGTCCGCCAGGGGGCCGTCGGGTCGCGAACCCGAGCCGGAACTCGACGCGGTCATGGACTGCGACCCGCCAATCGATCGGGTGGATGCCGCGGCGTTCGCAGGCCGCTCGTTGGCCGGCACCCTGCACCGCTCGCTCCAGGCGTCCGGGGTCGGATGCACCCGCCTGGCCATCCACGCCATCACCGCCAAAGGCGAAGAGCTGGAACGGGTTTGGCGTTGTGCGGAACCGCTGACCGAGGATGCCACCGCCGACCGGGTGCGCTGGCAATTGGATGGCTGGTTGAACAGGCGCAACCGGGACGATCGACCGTCTGCGCCGGTCACCGTGATCCGGCTGCGTCCGGTGGAACTGGTTTCGGCCGAGGCGCTGCAGTTGCCGCTGTGGGGTGGCGTCGGGGAGGAGGACCGGCTGCGGGCTCGCCGCGCGCTGGTACGGGTGCAAGGGCTGCTCGGGCCCGAGGCGGTGCAGGTGCCTGTGCTCAGCGGTGGTCGCGGACCCGCCGAGCGCATCACCTTCACCCCGCTGGGTGACGAACAGGTGCCGCGTGCCGATCCTTCTCAGCCATGGCCGGGCCAACTGCCCGAGCCGTCGCCGACGGTGCTGCTCGACGATCCGGTCGAACTGTTCGACGCCGGTGGGAATCCGGTGCGGGTGACCGGTCGGGGACTGTTCTCCGCGGACCCGTCGCGTCTGGTGGCGCCCGGTTCCACCGATGCGCGCCTGGCGTGGTGGGCGGGGCCGTGGCCGGTCGACGAACGGTGGTGGGACCCCGAGCAAGCCAGAGTCGGCCGCACGGCCAGGGCGCAGGTGCTCGTCGACGGGAAGCCGGGGCGCGCCCTGCTGCTGTGTTATCGGCAGAGGAGGTGGTACCTCGAGGGGATCTACGAATGA